One Corynebacterium appendicis CIP 107643 DNA window includes the following coding sequences:
- the guaB gene encoding IMP dehydrogenase: MSNERIHTGGDDPNKVAFRGLTFDDVLLLPAESHIVPSQVDTSTNFSRNIKLGIPVASAAMDTVTESRMAIAMARQGGIGVLHRNLSAQDQAEQVDVVKRSESGMVTDPVTATPEMTLNDVDALCARFRISGLPVVDGNGVLTGIITNRDMRFERDFNRPVSEVMTPMPLVVANDGVSKEEALNLLSSNKVEKLPIVDDAGKLTGLITVKDFVKTEQFPNASKDAEGRLLVAAGIGTGEDAYERAGLLVEAGVDALIVDSAHAHNNRVLDMVSRVKHDFSDRIDVIGGNLATREAAQAMIGAGADGIKVGIGPGSICTTRVVAGVGAPQITAILEASVPAHKAGVPVIADGGMQHSGDVAKALAAGASSVMLGSMLAGTAEAPGDIVVVGGKQYKRYRGMGSMGAMQGRGLTGEKRSFSKDRYFQADVASEDKLVPEGIEGRVPYRGEIDSITHQIVGGLRAAMGYTGSASIEELKTKQFVQITTAGLRESHPHDITQTVEAPNYRA; encoded by the coding sequence ATGTCCAACGAGCGAATCCATACCGGCGGAGACGATCCGAACAAGGTCGCTTTCCGCGGCCTGACTTTTGACGACGTCCTGCTACTGCCAGCCGAGTCGCACATCGTGCCCAGCCAGGTTGACACCTCCACGAACTTCAGCCGCAACATCAAGCTCGGCATCCCGGTCGCCTCGGCAGCGATGGACACCGTCACCGAATCCCGCATGGCCATCGCGATGGCGCGCCAGGGCGGTATCGGCGTGCTGCACCGCAACCTGTCCGCGCAGGACCAGGCCGAGCAAGTCGACGTGGTCAAGCGTTCCGAGTCGGGCATGGTCACCGACCCAGTCACGGCAACGCCGGAGATGACGCTTAACGACGTCGACGCTCTATGCGCCCGCTTCCGCATTTCCGGCCTGCCGGTCGTGGACGGCAATGGCGTGCTCACCGGCATCATCACTAACCGCGACATGCGCTTCGAGCGGGACTTCAACCGCCCCGTCTCCGAGGTCATGACCCCGATGCCGCTGGTCGTCGCCAACGACGGCGTGTCCAAGGAAGAGGCATTGAACCTCCTGTCCTCCAATAAGGTGGAAAAACTCCCCATCGTCGACGATGCCGGCAAGCTCACCGGCCTGATCACCGTCAAGGACTTCGTGAAGACGGAGCAGTTCCCGAACGCCTCCAAGGACGCTGAGGGCCGTCTGCTCGTCGCCGCCGGCATCGGCACTGGCGAAGACGCCTACGAGCGTGCCGGCCTGCTCGTCGAGGCTGGCGTCGACGCCCTGATCGTCGACTCCGCGCACGCCCACAACAACCGCGTCCTGGACATGGTCAGCCGCGTCAAGCACGACTTCAGCGACCGCATCGACGTCATCGGCGGCAATCTGGCCACCCGTGAAGCCGCTCAGGCAATGATCGGCGCTGGTGCCGACGGCATCAAGGTCGGCATCGGCCCAGGCTCCATTTGCACTACCCGCGTCGTCGCCGGTGTCGGTGCCCCGCAGATCACCGCGATCCTCGAAGCCTCCGTCCCCGCCCACAAGGCCGGCGTCCCCGTCATCGCCGACGGCGGCATGCAGCACTCCGGCGACGTGGCCAAGGCGCTCGCCGCCGGCGCCTCCTCGGTCATGCTCGGCTCCATGCTCGCCGGCACCGCTGAAGCCCCCGGCGACATTGTTGTGGTCGGCGGCAAGCAGTACAAGCGCTACCGCGGCATGGGCTCCATGGGCGCGATGCAAGGGCGCGGCCTGACAGGGGAGAAGCGCTCCTTCTCCAAGGACCGCTACTTCCAGGCAGACGTCGCCAGCGAAGACAAGCTCGTTCCGGAGGGCATCGAAGGCCGCGTGCCGTACCGCGGCGAGATCGACTCGATCACCCACCAGATCGTCGGCGGCCTCCGCGCGGCGATGGGCTACACCGGCTCCGCGTCGATCGAGGAACTGAAGACGAAGCAATTCGTCCAGATCACCACCGCCGGCCTGCGCGAGTCCCACCCGCACGACATCACCCAGACCGTCGAGGCGCCGAATTACCGCGCTTAA
- a CDS encoding GuaB3 family IMP dehydrogenase-related protein, which produces MRDYVEIGIGREARRAYYLRDIAIVPARRTRSSKDVDLSWHIDAYTFDIPFASHPTDALASPEFVIEMGKQGGLGVINAEGLWGRHADLDGAIAKVIKAELDAESAGKRGTSAEDSAVRTLQELHAAPLDHDLLSERIAQVRDSGVTVAVRVSPQHARELAPVVVKAGAEILFIQGEIISAEHVQGGGEPLNLKEFIGSLDVPVIAGGVADYTTALHLMRSGAAGIIVGQGATTSDAALGIGTHMATQIADAAAARREYLDETEGRYVHIIADGEIHTSGDIARAVACGADSVMLGAPLAAASQAAAGGYYWQSQAAHPRFPRGVIARADGGFSFGWGLDDAAATEDILKQLRSNSPSLETILHGPSTSTWGGHNLAGGLRRVMAKCGYTDIKSFQKVGITLSS; this is translated from the coding sequence ATGCGTGACTACGTCGAGATCGGCATCGGCCGCGAGGCCCGCCGCGCGTACTACCTGCGGGACATCGCCATCGTGCCTGCCCGCCGCACCCGCTCCTCCAAGGACGTGGACTTGAGCTGGCATATCGACGCCTACACCTTCGACATCCCCTTCGCCTCCCACCCCACCGACGCTCTGGCCAGCCCCGAATTCGTCATCGAGATGGGCAAGCAGGGCGGTCTCGGCGTCATCAACGCCGAGGGTCTCTGGGGCCGCCACGCCGATCTCGACGGCGCTATTGCCAAAGTGATCAAGGCCGAGCTCGATGCAGAGAGCGCCGGCAAGAGAGGGACTTCTGCCGAGGACAGCGCCGTGAGGACCCTCCAGGAACTCCACGCCGCCCCGCTCGACCACGACCTGCTCTCTGAACGGATCGCGCAGGTCCGCGACTCGGGCGTCACTGTCGCCGTCCGTGTGAGCCCGCAGCACGCCCGTGAGCTCGCTCCCGTCGTGGTCAAAGCCGGCGCTGAGATCCTGTTCATCCAGGGTGAGATCATCTCCGCCGAGCACGTCCAGGGAGGCGGCGAACCGCTCAACCTCAAGGAGTTCATCGGCTCCCTCGACGTGCCCGTGATCGCCGGCGGCGTCGCCGATTACACCACTGCGCTGCACCTGATGCGTTCCGGCGCCGCCGGCATCATCGTGGGCCAGGGCGCGACCACCTCGGACGCCGCACTCGGTATCGGCACCCACATGGCCACCCAGATTGCCGACGCCGCCGCCGCCCGCCGCGAGTACCTCGACGAGACGGAAGGCCGTTACGTCCACATCATCGCTGACGGGGAGATCCACACCAGCGGCGATATTGCCCGAGCTGTCGCCTGCGGCGCAGACTCCGTCATGCTCGGCGCGCCCCTGGCAGCCGCGTCCCAGGCCGCTGCGGGCGGCTACTACTGGCAGTCGCAGGCCGCGCACCCGCGCTTCCCGCGCGGTGTGATCGCTCGCGCTGACGGCGGTTTCAGCTTCGGCTGGGGCCTCGACGATGCGGCGGCTACCGAAGACATCCTGAAACAGCTCCGCAGCAATAGCCCGAGCCTGGAAACGATCCTCCACGGCCCCAGCACCAGCACCTGGGGCGGCCACAACCTCGCCGGTGGCCTGCGCCGCGTGATGGCCAAGTGCGGCTACACCGACATCAAGAGCTTCCAGAAAGTCGGCATCACGCTGTCGAGCTAG
- the guaA gene encoding glutamine-hydrolyzing GMP synthase, with protein sequence MTSTTTPDQTPPANAHPRPVLVVDFGAQYAQLIARRVREARIYSEVVPHTITAEELKAKDPVALVFSGGPSSVYEDGAPQLDPAIFELGLPTFGICYGFQIMTQALGGTVAKTGSREYGRTAMNVRGGILHDGLEANHPVWMSHGDSVTEAPEGFEVTASSEGAPVAAFENADKCMAGVQYHPEVMHSPHGQEVLTRFLTEIAGLEQTWTASNIAEQLIDAVSEQIGPDGRAICGLSGGVDSAVAAALVQRAIGDRLTCVFVDHGLLRQGERKQVETDFVAATGAKLVTVDEREAFLNKLSGVTEPEAKRKAIGAEFIRSFERAVAGVLEGEDVQFLVQGTLYPDVVESGGGAGTANIKSHHNVGGLPDDVEFELVEPLRLLFKDEVRAVGRELGLPEEIVNRQPFPGPGLGIRIIGEVTEERLEALRAADAIAREELTKAGLDDQIWQCPVVLLADVRSVGVQGDGRTYGHPIVLRPVASEDAMTADWVRIPYEVLETISTRITNEVGDVNRVVLDITSKPPATIEWE encoded by the coding sequence GTGACATCGACGACTACGCCTGATCAGACCCCACCCGCCAACGCGCACCCGCGCCCGGTCCTCGTCGTGGACTTCGGCGCTCAGTACGCGCAGCTCATCGCACGCCGCGTGCGTGAGGCCCGCATCTATTCCGAGGTCGTGCCGCACACGATCACGGCTGAAGAGCTCAAGGCGAAGGACCCGGTCGCGCTCGTGTTCTCGGGCGGCCCCTCGTCCGTGTACGAGGACGGCGCGCCCCAGCTCGATCCGGCCATTTTCGAGCTCGGTCTGCCGACGTTCGGCATTTGCTACGGCTTCCAGATCATGACGCAGGCGCTCGGCGGCACCGTCGCCAAGACAGGCTCCCGCGAGTACGGCCGCACCGCGATGAACGTCCGGGGCGGTATCCTCCACGACGGCCTTGAGGCTAACCACCCGGTGTGGATGAGCCACGGCGATTCCGTGACCGAGGCCCCGGAGGGCTTTGAGGTCACCGCCTCCTCCGAGGGCGCTCCCGTCGCCGCGTTCGAGAACGCCGACAAGTGCATGGCCGGCGTCCAGTACCACCCGGAGGTCATGCACTCGCCGCACGGCCAGGAGGTGCTCACGCGCTTCCTCACTGAGATCGCGGGCCTCGAGCAGACCTGGACCGCGTCCAATATCGCAGAGCAGCTTATCGACGCCGTCTCTGAGCAGATCGGCCCCGACGGCCGCGCCATTTGCGGCCTGTCCGGTGGAGTGGATTCTGCTGTCGCCGCAGCATTGGTGCAGCGCGCCATCGGTGACCGCCTCACCTGCGTCTTCGTCGACCACGGTCTGCTCCGCCAGGGCGAGCGCAAGCAGGTCGAGACCGATTTCGTCGCTGCCACCGGCGCCAAGCTGGTCACCGTTGACGAGCGCGAGGCCTTCCTGAACAAGCTGTCCGGCGTCACTGAGCCGGAGGCGAAGCGCAAGGCCATCGGCGCCGAGTTCATCCGCTCCTTCGAGCGTGCTGTCGCCGGTGTCCTCGAAGGCGAGGATGTCCAGTTCCTGGTTCAGGGCACCCTCTACCCGGACGTCGTCGAATCCGGCGGCGGTGCCGGCACCGCCAACATCAAGAGCCACCACAATGTCGGCGGCCTGCCCGACGATGTCGAATTCGAACTCGTCGAACCCCTCCGTCTCCTGTTCAAGGACGAGGTCCGCGCCGTCGGCCGCGAGCTCGGCCTGCCCGAGGAAATCGTCAACCGTCAGCCCTTCCCGGGCCCGGGACTGGGCATCCGCATCATCGGCGAGGTCACCGAGGAACGCCTGGAGGCCCTCCGCGCCGCCGACGCCATCGCTCGTGAAGAGCTCACCAAGGCCGGTCTCGACGACCAGATCTGGCAGTGCCCCGTCGTCCTGCTTGCCGACGTCCGCTCCGTCGGCGTCCAAGGCGACGGTCGCACCTACGGCCACCCGATCGTCCTGCGTCCGGTTGCCTCCGAGGACGCCATGACCGCCGACTGGGTCCGCATCCCCTACGAGGTGCTGGAGACCATCTCCACCCGCATCACCAACGAGGTTGGAGACGTCAACCGTGTCGTGCTGGACATCACGTCCAAGCCGCCGGCCACGATCGAGTGGGAGTAG
- a CDS encoding Y-family DNA polymerase, translated as MRVAAVWFPDWPVQAARLDADDELQEPLAIGAQHRIKVVSHRARALGIRRGMKVRHAQSVCPELTVVDDNPDRDGRMFTALAASFDDVAASVEVLRPGLVVVDIAAAGTFHGSEETAAEMLIDAAARRGIDAFAGVADEIATALIAARSSAVVQPGGSAAFLASQPLNVLLAETSLGADVETVKALDQLGVGTLGDLACLPSTAVSTRFGRAGMACHRIARAAPDRRVAPELPAADLSVAVTPEDPIDRVDAAAFAARALAASLHERLAEAGQNCLRLKVKAELADGTVVERIWRTREALTEEATADRVRWQLDGWLTSGGAGTITSLVLEPLELAQPESVGHLWGRGAGGSGAGEARRAAERVQSALGIDAVLQPRFVGGRGVAERIALVPFGEHDPESPDGADPASASWPGAIPPPLPARIGGGVDHPAAKITMIDDAARPVGVTAEALLSTTPYALSWGGSHYLITGWAGPWPVDQGWWGEHPQKVARLQVVGEREGGGGPVAWLLLWSKRKWRVEAMYS; from the coding sequence ATGCGCGTCGCGGCGGTGTGGTTCCCGGATTGGCCGGTGCAGGCCGCGCGGCTGGACGCGGACGACGAGCTGCAAGAACCGTTGGCTATCGGCGCGCAGCACCGTATCAAGGTGGTCTCGCACCGCGCCCGCGCGTTGGGGATTCGCCGCGGCATGAAGGTGCGCCATGCACAGTCGGTGTGCCCAGAGCTGACGGTCGTCGACGACAATCCGGACCGCGACGGCCGCATGTTCACCGCGCTCGCCGCGAGCTTCGACGATGTCGCGGCGTCGGTGGAGGTGCTGCGTCCGGGGCTCGTGGTTGTCGATATCGCGGCTGCGGGCACGTTCCACGGCAGCGAGGAAACAGCGGCTGAGATGCTTATTGACGCAGCAGCCCGCCGCGGCATCGACGCCTTCGCCGGCGTGGCGGACGAGATCGCCACGGCGTTGATCGCGGCGCGGTCGTCCGCGGTGGTTCAGCCAGGCGGTTCGGCGGCATTCCTTGCTTCCCAACCATTGAATGTGCTGCTGGCAGAGACCAGTTTGGGCGCGGACGTGGAGACGGTGAAGGCGCTGGACCAGTTGGGCGTCGGCACGCTGGGCGATCTCGCATGCTTACCGTCGACGGCGGTGTCCACCCGGTTCGGCCGAGCGGGGATGGCCTGCCACCGCATTGCCCGCGCCGCGCCGGACCGGCGGGTCGCCCCGGAGCTTCCCGCGGCGGACTTATCGGTGGCGGTCACTCCGGAGGACCCGATCGACCGTGTGGATGCCGCGGCGTTCGCCGCCCGGGCGCTGGCCGCGAGTCTGCACGAGCGGTTGGCGGAGGCGGGACAGAACTGCCTGCGCCTGAAGGTGAAAGCGGAGCTCGCCGACGGAACGGTTGTCGAGCGCATCTGGCGCACACGTGAGGCGCTCACAGAAGAAGCGACGGCAGACCGTGTGCGCTGGCAGCTGGACGGGTGGCTGACCAGCGGGGGAGCGGGCACGATCACATCGCTCGTCCTGGAGCCACTGGAGCTCGCGCAGCCGGAATCCGTTGGGCATCTCTGGGGCAGGGGCGCGGGCGGTTCGGGCGCAGGCGAGGCCCGCCGGGCGGCGGAGCGCGTGCAGTCGGCGCTGGGCATCGATGCGGTGCTGCAGCCCCGGTTCGTCGGTGGGCGCGGTGTGGCAGAACGTATCGCGCTCGTCCCGTTCGGGGAGCACGATCCGGAGTCCCCGGACGGGGCAGATCCGGCGTCTGCGTCGTGGCCGGGCGCGATCCCGCCGCCGCTGCCGGCGCGGATCGGCGGCGGTGTGGACCACCCGGCGGCGAAGATCACCATGATCGACGATGCTGCGCGCCCGGTGGGTGTCACGGCTGAAGCGCTGCTCAGCACTACGCCGTACGCGTTGAGCTGGGGCGGCAGCCACTACCTGATCACGGGGTGGGCCGGGCCGTGGCCTGTCGATCAAGGCTGGTGGGGTGAGCACCCCCAGAAAGTCGCGCGCCTGCAGGTCGTGGGCGAGCGGGAAGGCGGCGGCGGGCCGGTGGCGTGGCTGCTGCTGTGGTCGAAGCGGAAATGGAGGGTGGAAGCGATGTACAGCTAG
- a CDS encoding AMIN-like domain-containing (lipo)protein, producing MSKFALSPNPRFSGGAGSTRAAAAVSVAALAVATLSGCGTVGEGGVVQSGAEPAGADSVVAGQTEELQAGKTLNEAGSLSGNGKDRSDRDRGRDSDSDAKLASEKGHLDAANESPKTTRPSAPSRLAVTGLEVEEHDGFDRVIVSLDGDGEPGWFVDYSSSPVQQTAGAPLEVEGSAFLKVNIDGTVYPQDIGRNDVEANHAEGSGSVVEVLNAGTSAGRSQIVIGLKKTAPYTVQTVYNPTRLAIDIARS from the coding sequence GTGTCCAAATTCGCCCTCTCCCCGAACCCCCGGTTTTCCGGCGGTGCCGGTTCCACACGCGCAGCCGCGGCCGTGTCGGTCGCCGCGCTTGCTGTAGCGACCCTTTCCGGATGCGGAACCGTCGGTGAGGGAGGCGTCGTGCAAAGTGGCGCCGAACCCGCTGGCGCCGACAGCGTTGTCGCTGGCCAGACCGAAGAACTCCAAGCAGGCAAGACGCTCAACGAGGCTGGCAGCCTCAGCGGAAACGGCAAAGACCGCAGCGACCGTGATCGTGGGCGCGATTCAGACTCGGACGCGAAACTCGCCAGCGAGAAAGGCCACCTGGACGCGGCCAACGAGTCACCCAAGACCACCCGCCCCAGCGCTCCGAGCCGGCTCGCCGTGACGGGACTCGAGGTCGAAGAGCACGATGGTTTCGACCGCGTCATTGTGAGCCTCGACGGGGACGGCGAACCCGGCTGGTTCGTCGACTACTCCTCCTCCCCCGTCCAGCAGACCGCCGGGGCCCCGCTCGAGGTGGAAGGCTCCGCATTCCTCAAGGTCAATATCGACGGCACCGTCTACCCTCAGGACATCGGCCGCAACGATGTCGAAGCCAACCACGCTGAGGGCTCCGGCTCCGTCGTCGAGGTCCTCAACGCCGGCACCTCCGCCGGGCGCAGCCAGATCGTCATCGGATTGAAGAAGACCGCGCCATACACCGTGCAGACGGTCTACAACCCGACGCGCCTGGCCATCGACATCGCACGCTCGTAG
- a CDS encoding sucrase ferredoxin — MSVDRRTLCSDVEVEPLPGTAKQAGVYVLFEYPGPWSHDILDGDTFGDELTAKLKAKMKESSASLQLIRHPTREGRDIDDNHLYIVFSDIGVTEVLHVDGPEAILELDLSGPGKNGGQTRIAPLLLVCTHAKRDRCCAVKGRPLVSELERRYPFKKTGDVVWETSHVKGHRFAPALLLMPWGYSFGRMNIEATEAMLAAAMRALYFVPGNRGRGTLTPPEQAAEIAVAAHLQREGADVSYGQLSMDNSEVGDDTASISLVDASSARTFTVSLRKEEAAGVVSSCGDEPKTGSYWAVSSISGA, encoded by the coding sequence ATGTCTGTCGACCGCCGAACGTTGTGCTCTGATGTGGAAGTTGAGCCCCTGCCCGGCACTGCGAAGCAAGCGGGTGTCTATGTGCTCTTCGAGTACCCGGGACCGTGGAGCCATGACATTTTGGACGGCGACACCTTTGGCGACGAGCTGACCGCGAAGCTGAAGGCCAAGATGAAGGAGTCGAGCGCGTCGCTGCAGCTCATCCGTCATCCCACGCGCGAGGGGCGCGATATCGATGACAACCATCTCTACATTGTGTTCTCCGATATCGGGGTCACCGAAGTTCTCCACGTCGACGGCCCGGAGGCGATCCTGGAGCTCGATCTTTCGGGCCCGGGCAAGAATGGCGGGCAGACGCGCATCGCGCCGCTGCTGCTCGTGTGCACGCATGCGAAGCGCGACCGCTGCTGCGCAGTGAAGGGCCGCCCGCTGGTCAGCGAGCTGGAACGCCGCTACCCGTTCAAGAAAACGGGAGATGTCGTGTGGGAGACCTCCCATGTCAAGGGCCACCGTTTCGCACCCGCGCTGCTGCTCATGCCGTGGGGCTACAGCTTCGGCCGCATGAATATCGAGGCCACTGAGGCGATGCTCGCCGCCGCGATGCGCGCGCTGTATTTCGTTCCCGGCAATCGCGGCCGGGGCACCCTCACCCCGCCCGAGCAGGCCGCGGAAATCGCCGTCGCGGCGCACCTTCAGCGCGAGGGCGCGGACGTTTCCTACGGTCAACTGTCGATGGACAACTCCGAGGTCGGTGACGACACAGCGAGCATTTCGCTTGTCGACGCCTCCTCTGCCCGCACCTTCACCGTCTCCCTGCGCAAAGAAGAAGCCGCAGGAGTGGTGTCCTCCTGCGGCGATGAACCGAAGACCGGTTCGTACTGGGCTGTCAGTTCTATCAGCGGCGCATGA